The sequence accacgcctggctcatttttgtatttttagtagagatagggtttcaccatgttggccaggctggtctagaactcctgacctcaggtgatccacccacctcagcctcccaaagttctgggattacaggcatgagcccctgcgcctggcctatattacTAATTAATTTTACCTCTCATTGCAGTTACCGTTATTCTATTTACTAACTGGTATCGAAAGATTTCAACAGTTTAGcatgtttaaacacacatgcacctACACACACAGGACAAATTAAGAACAATGAACATGAATCAAATTGACAATTTCCAGTGATTTTAGAGGTAAACTAGAAATCTCCCCTGGCCTCCATTCTCAAGTGAAGCCTAAATTTGATCTAGGGTGAATGCTTCTTGGAGTGCCTATGTGCCTATGAGTTCTGGGGACTCAGAACACTCACAGGCTTGTGTTGGGGGCCGCCATAGTTACGTGATCCTGCCTTCCTCAGTCCCATTCCTGGCTTCCAATGATTGTTCAGGGCCCAGCACCCAGCTGAAGTTAGGCTGATCAGAATCCCTTCCTTAAGAATttggtggccaggcgtggtggctcatgcttgtaatcctagcactttgggaggccgaggcaggtggattacctaaggtcaggagttcaagaccagcctgaccaacatggtgaaacccccgcctctactaaaaatgcagaaaaatgtttagctgggtgcagtggcacgcgtctgtaatcccagctacttggggggctgaggcaggagaatcgcttgaacccggaaggcggaggttgcagtaagccgagatggtaccactgtactccaccctgggcgacagagcgagactttgtctcaaacaaaaaaaaaagaatttggtttGGAGACGGGGGCTGCCATTGTCACCATGTAGGAGATCTCAGGCAAGAGAACAAAGCAGGGGCACAGACGGAAGGTGGTTCTCTTTGAGATCCTGGTTCTGCAGGTACTTTGCTTTTGAAGCCCGACCTGGAACTCTGAGAAGCACACCTGTATCTTTAtctacattctttattttttactttatcacATTTGACGTTTGCTATTTGCTACCAACATAGTCCTAACTAAACATTTTTTAGCAAAGCaccccctgcctcctgcccccacATCTTTTCTGACCCTTGAGGTCAGAAATCCTGcacattttgcttttcaaatagaTAGGTCCATGGGGCCCAAGTTTGGCCTGTGAATGAATACAGGACACGACGCATGTCCAAATGAAGGGCCTATcggtagtttcttaaaaataccttcatgtggctgggtgcggtggcacatgcctgtaatcccagcactttgggaggccgaagcgggcggatagCTTGAAGTTGGgatttttgagaccagcctagccaacatggtgaaaccccatctctactaaaaataaaaaaattagccggtcatggtggtgcacgtctgtaatctcagctactcagaaagctgaggcaggagaatcacttgaactcaggaggcggaggttgcagtgggcctaaatcgtgccactgcacgccaaactgggccacagagcaagactctgtctcaaaacaaaaaacaggccagacgtggtggctcacgcctgtaatcccagcactttgggaggccaaggcaggctgattgcttgaagtcgggggtttgagaccagcctggccaacatggtgaaatcctatctctactaagatacaaaaattagcagggtgtggtggtgcatgcctgtaattctagctgcttaggaggctcaggcaggagaatcatgtgcacttgggaggcagaggttgcagtgagctgagattgtgctactgcactccagcctgggtgacagagtgagattctgtctcaaaaaaaaaaaaaaaaaaggtaaagaaaaggaTAGACTGTAGAGAATCTTTCAGTGAGGTAAGGAATCATTTCCATCCACTTTTGGGTGTATGTGCAAACTTGCCTAAAAGTTGCTGTCAACTTTTGAAGGCTCCAGATTTTCAGTGTCTAACACAACCACCCGGGCCAGATGTAAGTAAGGACAGGATGACCTAAGGGTGCACAGTAGCAGAAGCTGAAACCCAAGGCCCTACGTTTTGAGCGTGTGAGGCAGGAGGGTTCTCTCAGCAGACTCTGTCACGGTTCAGAGATCAGCTTGCAGGGACAGGCAGCGGCCATCGAGGTGGTGAAAGACCCTGAAAGAACAAACCCTAAACAATGGAACACACACTCAAGTGTGGGGCCTGCGTTTTCTCATCGTTTCAAGCATATTGTTTAGTAAATGGTTTCATAAGGTACTTCGGGAAACCTGACAGTCTGTTCCTTGTCACTTGAACAACTTTAACAATCAGGTAGAAAAGAAAGCTCCCTTCAGCCATTTGAAGTAAGCCCGAGGTCAAACTAGCCTGACACTGGGAGCCCCCAGGAGAGCCTTGAAAACGTGTGCGATCCTGAGTCGGTATGCAGAGGCGATTCTCTGCGAAGAGGACCCTGAGCTTGACCAGCTTCTCGCAGAGTCAAGGGACCACCAAAAGGTGCAGAATCCCGCCTGTCACCGTCCCTCTAGGGATCCGGAACGAGTAAACCCCGAGAGGCGTCCGAAGGCCGGCAGCTTGGCAGCATTAACTCCGGTTTTCGAGGGCGCGGGCAAAGCCTGGAGTAGCAGTCGCTCCTTTGCTCTGGCAGGAATTTGGGGGTCTACCCTGCAGAGATTCTCCCGTCCTGCCTGCAGCTGGGGTTCAAGACTCGCTTCTCTGCAGTCCGCCTCCCAGCGGCCTGGAGCCCGGGGCGTGGTCGGCTGGAATCTGCTCCCCAGGCCCAGAACACAGCCTGCAGCCCTTAACCCGCTGTGGCCGCAGCAGGTCCCGCCCGCTGTTCCCGCCTCAGGAGCAGCTGATGATCTCCCCAGCTGCGGGCGCCCCGCCGGGGCCGCACTCCTTTCCCCGGCGGAGGGAGCGGGCTGGCCCTGAGGCCTTCAAGGCACGCGGACGTCGCGGAGGGCAGCCAGTCGCGCGGGAGCGAGTAGCGCGCGTGAGGGCATTGGGCGTCGCCGTGAGGCGGGAAGCGCGGGGCGGCGGCGGTGCGGGTTCTAGGGCGGCAGCTACTGCCGCCGCAGCAGCGCCCCGGGCGGGGAGGGCCGAAGAGGCCAGACGAGCTGGGGATGGAGAGTACCAGGCCCCTCACTGCCTCAGAGCGCGTGTGCGGCTCCAGGCGCGCACAGTGAAGGTGACGGCGACCCTGGCCCGGCAGCGCCGAGGCCGCTTCGCCAGACAGCCCGCGACCGACAGCATGCCGGGCCATGAGCAGCGGCCGGGGCCGGGCCGGGCCTCGCTGACCCCGGCTCCGCGCGGCGGCCTCCCCCGTTTCCGCTCCGGCCTCTCGGCATGAGAGTCCGCCCGGTCCCGAAGCTGCGGCTGCCCCAGACCCGCCGCCCGCTGGCGCGCTCCGGGGCCGCAGACTCGCGGTGCTGATACCTGCGCCGCGCTACGCCGCCAGCCCGCCAGCTTTGTGCCCCGGGGGCGCGGCCATGGAGGTGGTGGGCGACTTCGAGTACAGCAAGAGGGATCTCGTGGGACACGGGGCCTTCGCCGTGGTCTTCCGGCGGCGGCACCGCCAGGTGAGCGCCGGCCGGGGCGAGGCCGGGCCCCGGGCGGCAGGCACGGGGCTAGGTGGTTCTGAAACTTGGCGCAGCCGCGGGCCGAGCCCCCCGCCACGGCTAGCCGCCTGGGGATGCTATTGTGCGCGCAGCCCGTCTCGCGGTTTGTTTTGGTCCTTTGAGGGTTGTTGTGAGGCCCAAGCCTCTGGCAGCGCTCCGCCTACCGACCGGCTGCTGCTGACCCTCCTGTGTGCCCGGGACCCACCCCGCGGGCCGATCGCAGGAGCCTTTGCACCCAGGTTGCCCTGGACCCAAAATAGACGGTACTGCCCCGTGCAGACTCGAGGCTTGGGCGTGAATGGACCTTTGGTTTTTTTCCCCGTGCCCAGGGCTGGTCACCTTTGAGGTTGATAATTACAGACCCAGCGGAAAATGGGCGATGTCCCATTAGCCTCAGGCTGTCTCAGCCAGGGAGGTGTCACCTTTCTCAGCACTGGTCCCCTGCACCCTGAAGAGCGCCGGCACCGTTTTCTCCCCCGGAGTCAGATAGGCGAGCTCCGGGTGAGAAAGGTGGTTGGACAATTCATTTTCAATCACAATGAACATGAAATCATGTTtaagccttaatttttttttttttagcctttgcTATTTCGCAAGTACAGTTACAAGAGGTTTTAGAATCTAAAGAATTTGCAAAGGCATATCGGGAGTGAAAATAATCTTAAAGGGTGTGGCAGTTCTGATTGTTGCCAAGGGGCGTGTTAAAAGTGGTCTGACTTTGTTGCTTATCGGATAAAGTAATgctacttttcttatttatttatttatttatttatgagacactcgctttgtcgcccagcctggagtgcagtggcgagatctctgctcactgcagccaccacctcccgggctcaagcgattctcctgcctcagcctcccgagtagctgggattacaggagcctgccaccacacccgcctgatttttgtttttgtatttttactagagacggtgtttcaccacgttggccagggtgatcttgaactcctgacctcaggtgatccgatcCGCCTGCccccggccttccaaagtgctgggattatacgtgtgagtcactgcgcccgacctacttttcatttattaggaaaataatttagaactCAAGAAGAACAAGGTGTAATCATTCCAAACTAACAAATAAGTTTTCAATTAACCATATCACCTTCCAAGTTTATTTCTACATTTGTCCATAACTTTGAAGTGGTTGTGAActgttcttttttcattcaatattagTTACTATATGGActtcatatttgttatttttagtagttgTGTTGTAGGACCTTGGCATATTGCACTATAATTTATGAAGTCACTTTCCCATGATTGAAAATACaggttcttttccatttttccccaaTGCCGTACATTTATTTGCTAAAAACGTCTTCGcgcttgtaattttttttctgttatttctgtgGAATGATGTCTAGGagtaacattgtttttctttttcagaaaactgaTTGGGAGGTAGCtattaaaagtattaataaaaagaaCTTGTCAAAATCACAAATACTGCttggaaaggaaattaaaatcttaaaggtATGTTACTTTATATAGTAGTATTCATATAAGgttaaaacttaatttaaatgaATGCATGCTGCCATCCTTTGCAATTTTGGTAGTTGGGTACAAGTTTGAGAATTTTCCACTGTTGCTCTCCTTTTTGCATgctcacttttttaaaacattgagtaCTCAGAAGCTATTTTTAAGAACCAAAGCTCAGAGGGATTCTGTGAAGACTGAGTTTAGCTTCTCatcatttctcctttttcctaGTGACTGTGTTGTTTGAGAAGAGGGCCAGGCAGACCCATCTTGTACACTGTTTTTACCTCTCCGGTTGTCCCCTTTCATGTTACTACTAAGTTTTTTGGGGAGAGTAGGGGCACTGGGGGTCTTTAAATTGAAGAAAGTTATATTCCTTGCAGGTGGCTTTTCTAGATCACTCACAACTAGTGTTATCTAAGTGAGGTGGTTTGAGAAGATGGTTAAGTAAATTTGGAAAACCCCATTTGCTAAATACTTCTTGGAGAGTCTCAAAGCCTATGGCTCATTAAAGAAAGTCTGAAAAATTCTACAATGAAGAAACTGGTTTCAAAGTACTTGACGTAGCGTTTTCCAAACTAATACAAGTGTGGAACCCTCATTTAACACCCGATTTCTTCAAAACTGCTTCCTGTGGAGAGCTCTTTGTTAAGAATTGTAGCACTTTGagctaaaaattatattttcttttagtgagATAATGTGCTTTTTGTTTGATCAGGCACATTTCTTATTCTTCAATTGAATTTTTCTAGTCTATTAATAGAAGTGTAATACTAGAAGTAGTATGTAAGtgtatactttaattttatttacatattaaaatatagtaaaattattagaatacttacatatttttcattctcAATTTTCTTAATAGGAACTTCAGCATGAAAATATTGtagcactctatgatgttcaggtaccttattttgaaaatttttaaaaattaaaataaatttttttttctatttcgtACAGATTTAAGTGACtcttaatagaa comes from Piliocolobus tephrosceles isolate RC106 unplaced genomic scaffold, ASM277652v3 unscaffolded_45373, whole genome shotgun sequence and encodes:
- the LOC113224592 gene encoding uncharacterized protein LOC113224592; translation: MQRRFSAKRTLSLTSFSQSQGTTKRARAKPGVAVAPLLWQEFGGLPCRDSPVLPAAGVQDSLLCSPPPSGLEPGAWSAGICSPGPEHSLQPLTRCGRSRSRPLFPPQEQLMISPAAGAPPGPHSFPRRRERAGPEAFKARGRRGGQPVARERVARVRALGVAVRREARGGGGAGSRAAATAAAAAPRAGRAEEARRAGDGEYQAPHCLRARVRLQARTVKVTATLARQRRGRFARQPATDSMPGHEQRPGPGRASLTPAPRGGLPRFRSGLSA